Proteins found in one Thalassomonas actiniarum genomic segment:
- a CDS encoding TcpQ domain-containing protein yields the protein MKFWLPKIIFGLILIIVAFLLLKNQDFIFAPSGEGSAVAEIDLPVQPKKSTRLEDTTIKPKSRAVNKESTNAAAEGLSRFYASINSDLGKKGPRIKNHVVFLPEPKGDIDKLLEARRLVTRPLRANWQGDKESRPFRVGQTVFQKLSEYAEDNGLQVIWWLNRDFLVKDPFRINKNIIDTAYQLGKGVEGHFENGVSTFFCYRHRTLVLIDLPTDYIKKQCTLLKSKTGYN from the coding sequence ATGAAATTCTGGCTTCCTAAAATTATTTTTGGCTTGATATTAATCATAGTGGCCTTTCTATTGCTTAAAAATCAGGATTTTATATTTGCCCCCTCAGGCGAAGGCAGCGCAGTTGCAGAGATAGACCTGCCGGTTCAGCCAAAAAAATCAACCAGGCTGGAAGATACTACAATAAAACCTAAGTCCAGGGCGGTGAATAAAGAATCCACCAATGCCGCCGCCGAGGGCCTGTCACGCTTTTATGCCAGCATCAATTCAGACTTGGGCAAAAAAGGTCCAAGGATCAAAAACCATGTTGTTTTTCTACCCGAGCCCAAGGGAGACATAGACAAGCTGCTTGAGGCCAGACGCCTGGTTACCCGGCCGCTGAGGGCCAACTGGCAGGGAGACAAAGAATCCCGTCCGTTTCGGGTAGGACAAACCGTGTTTCAGAAATTATCCGAATATGCCGAAGATAACGGCCTGCAAGTTATCTGGTGGCTTAACCGGGACTTTTTGGTAAAAGATCCCTTCCGCATCAATAAAAACATTATCGATACCGCCTATCAGCTGGGCAAAGGCGTGGAAGGACATTTTGAAAACGGCGTTTCCACCTTTTTCTGTTACCGTCACCGCACCCTGGTACTCATCGACCTGCCAACCGATTACATTAAAAAACAGTGTACTTTGCTGAAATCAAAAACCGGCTACAATTAA
- the lpxL gene encoding LpxL/LpxP family Kdo(2)-lipid IV(A) lauroyl/palmitoleoyl acyltransferase yields the protein MSKNKVLQPNFKLSFLLPKYWLTWLGVFVLYSISWLPYKLQLAMGKMIGRLLYKVGSSRKKVALRNIQLCFPQMSEAEQLSMLKKNFENTGIALLETGMGWWWPDWRVKRKVKVKGLEHIKTAQENGNGVLLLAMHYLSAEINCRGIGYTNPMVVFYRPHNNQLMEYFQFRGRGRSNKYMLGKKDVKGLLKALGDGEACVYLPDQDYGRNRSLFVPFFGVKDAATTTGTLIFARKKNTKSMMIIPTRNDDGSGYTIEVMPPLENFPSHDDEQDLIRVNQELEKAISRKPEQYMWLHRRFKTRPNTDDPSLYK from the coding sequence GTGAGCAAAAATAAAGTTTTACAGCCAAATTTTAAATTATCCTTCCTGTTACCCAAATACTGGCTCACCTGGCTAGGGGTTTTTGTTTTATACAGCATTTCCTGGTTGCCCTATAAATTACAATTAGCCATGGGCAAAATGATCGGCAGACTGCTCTATAAAGTCGGCTCAAGCCGCAAAAAGGTAGCCCTGAGAAACATCCAGTTATGTTTTCCCCAGATGTCTGAAGCCGAGCAACTAAGCATGCTCAAAAAAAACTTTGAAAATACCGGCATCGCCCTGCTTGAAACCGGCATGGGCTGGTGGTGGCCGGATTGGCGGGTAAAACGCAAAGTAAAAGTCAAAGGCCTGGAGCATATCAAAACAGCCCAGGAAAACGGTAACGGCGTATTGCTGCTTGCCATGCATTACCTGAGTGCCGAAATCAACTGCCGCGGCATAGGTTACACTAACCCTATGGTGGTGTTTTACCGTCCCCACAATAACCAGCTCATGGAATACTTCCAGTTTCGCGGCCGCGGACGCTCCAACAAATATATGTTGGGCAAAAAAGACGTTAAAGGCCTGCTGAAAGCCCTTGGCGACGGCGAAGCATGCGTATATTTACCGGATCAGGACTATGGCCGCAACCGCAGCCTGTTTGTACCTTTTTTTGGCGTTAAAGATGCCGCCACCACCACAGGCACATTAATTTTTGCCAGAAAGAAAAATACCAAGTCGATGATGATCATCCCTACCCGGAATGACGACGGCAGCGGTTACACCATAGAAGTCATGCCGCCGCTGGAAAATTTCCCGAGCCATGATGACGAGCAGGACCTGATCCGGGTCAACCAGGAGCTGGAAAAAGCCATTTCCCGCAAGCCGGAACAGTATATGTGGCTGCACCGCCGCTTTAAAACCCGGCCAAATACTGACGATCCATCATTGTATAAATAG
- the hldE gene encoding bifunctional D-glycero-beta-D-manno-heptose-7-phosphate kinase/D-glycero-beta-D-manno-heptose 1-phosphate adenylyltransferase HldE: MKVDIPAFNQASVLVVGDIMLDRYWYGPTQRISPEAPVPVVKINNNDERPGGAGNVALNLASLGGKVTLAGITGEDEAAQTLKTHLQAMDIHCSFSQHHQVPTITKLRVLSRNQQLIRLDFEESLEKIDKAGLQAEVAEQLPEHDLLLLSDYNKGTLSDVQALIRQAKEHKVPVLVDPKGNDFSRYRGATMLTPNMSEFEAVVGPCDSEAELVAKGQKLLTELDLQALLVTRSEHGMTLLRKDQQEFHLPTQAKEVYDVTGAGDTVIATLALAVAAGATFTQASALANTAAGIVVGKLGTSTVSEAELLTELDHVQESGFGVLSEEQLKIAVEAANGRGEKIVMTNGCFDILHAGHVSYLENARKLGDRLIVAVNDDASVTRLKGPGRPVNVADRRMAVLAGLAAVDWVVSFSEDTPQRLIANILPDLLVKGGDYQVEDIAGGKEVMAAGGEVKVLNFEAGISTTEIINTIRLED; the protein is encoded by the coding sequence ATGAAAGTAGATATTCCCGCTTTTAATCAGGCCAGCGTTTTAGTCGTTGGCGACATTATGCTTGATCGCTATTGGTACGGCCCGACACAACGTATTTCTCCGGAAGCGCCCGTGCCTGTGGTTAAGATAAATAACAATGATGAAAGACCCGGCGGTGCCGGTAATGTTGCCCTCAACCTTGCTTCACTTGGCGGCAAAGTCACGCTGGCAGGCATTACCGGAGAAGATGAAGCAGCACAGACGTTAAAGACCCATTTGCAGGCCATGGATATTCACTGCAGTTTTAGCCAGCACCACCAGGTCCCGACCATCACCAAACTCAGGGTGCTGAGTCGGAATCAGCAGTTGATCCGTCTTGATTTTGAAGAGTCGCTGGAGAAAATAGATAAAGCCGGTTTGCAGGCGGAAGTGGCTGAACAGCTGCCTGAGCACGATTTATTATTGTTATCCGATTATAACAAGGGAACCTTGTCCGATGTCCAGGCGCTGATCCGCCAGGCGAAGGAGCATAAGGTGCCGGTACTGGTAGACCCTAAAGGGAATGATTTTTCCCGCTACCGCGGCGCGACTATGTTGACCCCGAATATGTCGGAGTTCGAAGCCGTTGTCGGCCCCTGTGACAGCGAAGCTGAGCTGGTGGCTAAAGGGCAGAAGTTACTGACCGAGCTTGATCTTCAGGCCTTGCTGGTGACCCGCAGTGAACACGGTATGACCTTGCTAAGAAAAGATCAGCAGGAGTTTCATTTACCGACCCAGGCAAAAGAGGTTTATGATGTTACCGGTGCCGGGGATACGGTTATTGCCACGCTGGCGCTGGCCGTTGCCGCCGGTGCTACCTTTACCCAGGCAAGTGCGCTGGCAAATACCGCCGCCGGTATTGTTGTCGGCAAACTGGGCACATCGACCGTCAGCGAAGCGGAATTATTAACCGAGCTTGACCATGTTCAGGAAAGCGGTTTTGGCGTACTGAGCGAAGAGCAGTTGAAGATTGCCGTGGAGGCGGCTAACGGGCGCGGTGAAAAAATCGTGATGACCAATGGCTGTTTCGATATTTTGCATGCCGGCCATGTCTCCTACCTGGAAAATGCCAGAAAACTCGGAGACAGGTTAATTGTCGCCGTCAATGATGATGCTTCGGTCACCCGGTTAAAAGGCCCGGGTCGTCCGGTCAATGTCGCCGACAGGAGAATGGCGGTACTGGCAGGTTTGGCTGCGGTCGACTGGGTGGTGAGCTTTAGCGAAGATACGCCGCAACGCCTTATCGCCAATATATTACCGGACTTACTGGTTAAAGGGGGCGATTACCAGGTAGAAGATATTGCCGGCGGCAAGGAAGTGATGGCTGCCGGGGGAGAGGTGAAAGTACTGAACTTTGAAGCGGGTATTTCTACCACGGAAATTATCAATACCATACGTTTGGAAGATTAA
- the tolC gene encoding outer membrane channel protein TolC, with protein MKKTITSLLIGLACAASSTNVFADDLLTVYQQALENDPVVLKAAAQYNIAKEDIELARATLLPKLSASGSFSDGQTESDDETTHSQSESTSYGATLSMELYHHDSWLRLDSSKKSAHRSDLSYQVAKQDLIVRVTQAYFNLLSAKDDLEFATAEKIAIERQLEQTKQRFSVGLTAITDVHEAQAQYDNAVTSEIRAENNIYTAEEALRVITNVYPKNISILNTERFSTSRPLPDSANEWQQTAEAKSLDLIAQKIAVDIAKEDISIANAGHLPTLDFNGNYSNAKSEVNDISGPYIDSHSVGITLSVPIYSGGATSSSVRRAQHSYVAASQDLASVHRGVVQDTRNAYNTVIAAISAIKSLEQALVSAQKALEATEAGFEVGTRTIVDVLNSTRNLYDAKRNLSTTRYSYIQSVLNLKRAGGTITEQDINDINKGLIAAK; from the coding sequence ATGAAAAAAACAATTACCTCTCTACTTATTGGCTTAGCTTGTGCGGCAAGCAGCACCAATGTATTTGCTGATGACTTGTTAACTGTCTATCAGCAGGCTTTGGAGAATGATCCGGTAGTATTGAAGGCGGCGGCACAATATAACATCGCCAAAGAAGATATCGAACTGGCCCGCGCCACCTTGTTACCTAAATTATCTGCCAGCGGCAGCTTTAGCGACGGGCAAACAGAGTCCGATGACGAAACCACTCACAGTCAAAGCGAAAGCACCAGCTACGGTGCCACGCTGAGCATGGAACTTTATCACCACGATTCCTGGTTACGTTTAGACAGCTCGAAAAAATCTGCCCACCGCAGCGACTTAAGCTATCAGGTAGCCAAACAGGATTTGATTGTCCGCGTTACCCAGGCCTACTTTAACCTGCTGAGCGCCAAAGACGATTTGGAATTTGCTACCGCGGAAAAAATCGCCATTGAGCGCCAGTTAGAGCAAACCAAACAAAGGTTTTCAGTGGGTTTAACCGCGATCACCGATGTACATGAAGCCCAGGCACAATATGATAATGCGGTGACCAGTGAAATCCGCGCCGAAAACAATATCTATACCGCTGAAGAAGCCCTTAGGGTGATCACTAATGTTTATCCGAAAAACATCAGCATATTAAACACAGAACGTTTCAGCACCAGCCGTCCGTTGCCGGACAGCGCCAATGAATGGCAGCAAACTGCAGAAGCGAAAAGCCTGGATTTAATCGCCCAGAAAATCGCGGTAGATATTGCCAAAGAAGATATCAGTATCGCCAATGCCGGTCACTTGCCGACGTTAGACTTTAACGGCAATTATTCAAATGCCAAATCCGAAGTAAATGATATCAGCGGCCCGTATATCGACAGTCATTCTGTCGGCATTACCCTGTCGGTACCTATTTATTCCGGTGGTGCGACTTCCAGCAGTGTCCGCAGGGCGCAGCACAGCTATGTTGCTGCCAGCCAGGATCTGGCTTCCGTTCACCGCGGCGTAGTACAAGATACCCGTAATGCCTATAACACTGTGATTGCGGCGATTTCTGCAATTAAATCACTTGAGCAGGCCCTGGTCAGTGCGCAAAAAGCACTGGAAGCAACCGAAGCCGGTTTTGAAGTGGGCACCCGGACCATAGTTGATGTACTTAACAGTACCCGTAACCTTTATGATGCCAAGCGTAACCTGTCTACGACACGTTACAGCTATATCCAAAGCGTATTGAACCTCAAACGCGCCGGCGGTACCATTACCGAGCAGGATATCAATGATATCAATAAAGGTTTGATAGCGGCTAAATAA
- a CDS encoding NUDIX domain-containing protein, translated as MKTNISPEKREQFSSEDVIEHAKETKYQGFFKINEYHVSHRLFNGGFSKTLTREIFERGDAVVLLPYDPVNDAVVLLEQFRPGVLRSGESPWLLEFVAGMFDEGESAAEVAVREAKEEADLDIKAADLVPVLKYFSSPGGMSEYIHLYAARINSANVGGVYGLEEEGEDIRVHVFSRVQALQLLENGKISNAATIIGLQWLALNYQKLQTSWQT; from the coding sequence ATGAAAACAAATATTAGCCCTGAAAAAAGAGAACAGTTTAGCTCAGAAGACGTTATTGAACATGCAAAAGAAACCAAATACCAGGGTTTTTTCAAGATAAATGAATATCATGTCAGTCACAGGTTATTTAACGGCGGTTTTAGCAAGACTTTAACCCGGGAGATTTTTGAACGTGGCGATGCCGTTGTTTTGCTGCCCTATGATCCGGTCAACGATGCCGTGGTTTTGCTGGAGCAATTTCGGCCGGGGGTTTTGCGCAGCGGCGAATCTCCCTGGTTACTGGAATTTGTTGCCGGTATGTTTGATGAAGGGGAAAGTGCCGCTGAGGTTGCCGTTCGTGAAGCAAAAGAAGAAGCCGACCTGGATATTAAAGCGGCCGATCTGGTCCCGGTACTGAAATATTTCTCCAGTCCCGGCGGTATGAGTGAATATATCCATCTATATGCCGCCAGGATAAACAGCGCCAATGTCGGCGGTGTATATGGCCTGGAGGAGGAAGGGGAAGATATCCGGGTGCATGTTTTTTCCCGGGTTCAGGCGTTGCAGCTGCTGGAAAACGGCAAAATTAGCAACGCTGCGACTATAATTGGGTTACAATGGCTAGCGCTTAACTACCAAAAACTTCAAACTTCGTGGCAAACCTGA
- a CDS encoding DUF1249 domain-containing protein: protein MTRAFESGNDNHISGRARYQPRLSVLMNLCETNYMMLLKLLADKEQVGEQRCFFISDFISYSVTVDEVTRYTSLITIAQDAHITGCDLAKLLRPSMSIRLYHDARMAEVISSQDVYQVKPRYDYPNENMHQPDEKQQINLFLNEWLQLCLQLGQVHVPLFT, encoded by the coding sequence ATGACAAGAGCATTTGAAAGCGGTAACGACAACCACATTAGCGGCCGGGCCAGGTATCAACCTCGCTTGTCGGTTTTGATGAACTTGTGTGAAACCAACTATATGATGTTGTTGAAACTGCTGGCGGATAAAGAGCAGGTGGGAGAGCAAAGATGCTTTTTTATCTCAGATTTTATCTCTTATTCGGTGACAGTCGATGAGGTGACCCGTTATACCAGCTTGATCACTATTGCCCAGGATGCCCATATTACCGGTTGTGATCTGGCCAAGTTATTGCGCCCGAGCATGTCGATACGTTTATATCATGATGCCCGCATGGCGGAAGTGATTTCCAGCCAGGATGTTTATCAGGTAAAACCCAGGTATGACTATCCCAATGAAAATATGCACCAGCCGGATGAGAAGCAGCAAATTAATTTGTTTTTAAACGAATGGCTGCAACTGTGCCTGCAACTGGGGCAGGTGCATGTACCGCTCTTTACTTAG
- a CDS encoding metallophosphoesterase, translating to MSSSAITLAQISDCHLFADKSALHCGVNVYDNLQRVLTELSNNHALDYLVFTGDLSQDHTELSYRHFADLVRQANLKVPVYFLPGNHDDESLLNKYLTPPYFHPGKVIEDLRWQVCLLSSKGDTPAGYLSKQSLQQLKQAVNPDKSQLIFMHHHPVAVGYFIDRHGLTNAEEFWQLTENFPSMKAVACGHVHRGLTLSPENSGCPLVVHTCPATSIQFDPGCETVSALAQGPGYRLFTLNEDTSINTQVHYLEVL from the coding sequence TTGTCTTCTTCTGCCATCACCCTGGCGCAAATCAGTGATTGCCATTTATTTGCCGATAAAAGCGCCCTGCATTGCGGGGTCAATGTTTATGACAATCTGCAGCGGGTACTGACTGAACTCAGTAATAATCACGCCCTGGATTACCTGGTTTTTACCGGGGACTTGAGTCAAGATCATACAGAGCTTTCTTATCGGCATTTTGCCGATCTGGTACGCCAGGCCAATCTTAAGGTGCCGGTCTATTTTTTGCCGGGCAACCATGACGATGAATCCCTGCTAAACAAGTATCTAACTCCCCCTTATTTTCATCCGGGCAAAGTGATAGAAGATCTCCGTTGGCAGGTCTGCTTATTAAGCAGTAAAGGGGATACCCCGGCAGGTTACCTTTCCAAGCAAAGCCTGCAGCAGTTAAAGCAAGCGGTTAACCCGGATAAGTCACAGCTGATTTTTATGCATCATCATCCGGTTGCTGTCGGTTATTTTATTGACCGTCATGGTTTAACCAATGCGGAAGAATTTTGGCAGTTAACCGAGAACTTCCCTTCTATGAAAGCCGTGGCTTGCGGCCATGTGCACAGAGGTTTGACACTTTCACCCGAAAACAGCGGTTGTCCGCTTGTTGTCCATACTTGTCCGGCGACTTCAATACAGTTTGATCCCGGCTGTGAAACCGTGAGCGCCTTGGCACAGGGGCCGGGATACAGGCTTTTTACCCTGAATGAAGATACAAGTATAAATACTCAAGTACATTATCTGGAAGTCCTTTGA
- a CDS encoding YqiA/YcfP family alpha/beta fold hydrolase, which translates to MNKQNNILYIHGFNSSPLSVKAVQTRDYLAANHPGVGFYCPQLKTNSRGAIEQLENLMAHHAGQENSPEQENSLEQENSRWLLIGSSLGGYFAHYLAEKYALPAVLINPAVKPYQLLKEYPSEQTNPYTGEVYWIGTGEIDALKALESNISLKNNYLVMLQTGDEVLNYRQAAAKYQDCHLHIHNGGDHSFVGYQDTLPDIMQFFQLPLPVR; encoded by the coding sequence TTGAACAAGCAAAACAACATCCTTTATATCCACGGCTTTAACTCTTCTCCGCTATCGGTTAAAGCGGTGCAGACCCGGGATTATCTGGCGGCTAATCACCCTGGGGTTGGCTTTTATTGCCCGCAATTAAAGACCAACAGCCGGGGGGCGATTGAGCAGCTGGAAAATTTGATGGCGCATCATGCCGGGCAGGAAAACAGCCCTGAGCAGGAAAACAGCCTTGAGCAAGAAAACAGCCGCTGGTTGTTAATCGGCTCCTCGCTGGGAGGCTATTTTGCCCATTACCTGGCTGAAAAATATGCCTTGCCGGCCGTGCTTATTAATCCGGCGGTAAAGCCCTATCAGCTATTAAAAGAGTATCCCAGCGAGCAGACCAACCCTTATACCGGTGAGGTTTACTGGATAGGAACAGGGGAAATTGATGCCCTTAAAGCCTTGGAATCTAACATAAGTTTAAAAAATAATTACCTGGTTATGTTACAAACCGGCGATGAAGTGTTAAATTACCGGCAGGCGGCAGCAAAATATCAGGATTGCCACCTCCATATCCACAATGGAGGCGACCATAGTTTTGTTGGCTATCAAGATACCTTGCCTGATATTATGCAGTTTTTTCAGTTACCCCTGCCTGTCAGGTAG
- the parE gene encoding DNA topoisomerase IV subunit B — protein sequence MSEQYNSESIEVLSGLDPVRRRPGMYTDTTRPNHLAQEVIDNSVDEALAGHAQNISVILDKDQSIEVIDDGRGMPTDIHPEEGVSGVELIFSKLHAGGKFSNKNYQFSGGLHGVGISVVNALSTRVDVTVKRDSKVFEMAFENGEKVQELTETGTVGRRNTGSRVKFWPDANYFDSPKFSALRLTHLLKAKAVLCPGLTIKFHDKNEDKKYQWCYEDGLKDYLKESVKSYVSLPEEPFIGSFSSQHEAADWAVTWLPEGGESIGESYVNLIPTIQGGTHVNGLRQGLLESMREFCEFRNLIPRGLKLTPDDIWDKCSFILSIKMQDPQFAGQTKERLSSRQCSAFVTGVVKDAFSLWLNEHTEIAEALAEFCISNAQRRLRASKKVVRKKITQGPALPGKLTDCGSQDLSRTELFLVEGDSAGGSAKQARDRETQAIMPLRGKILNTWEVESGQILASQEVHDISVALGIDPDSENLEELRYGKICILADADSDGLHIATLLCALFTQHFLPLVRAGHVYVAMPPLYRIDVGKEVFYALDEAEKDGVLDRIEAEKKRGKVNVQRFKGLGEMNPLQLRETTMDPNTRRLVQLTVDEHSETMEVMDMLLSKKRAGDRKEWLQTKGDMAQV from the coding sequence ATGAGCGAACAATATAATTCCGAATCCATTGAAGTCCTCAGCGGCTTAGATCCTGTACGCCGTCGCCCGGGCATGTATACCGATACCACCCGGCCAAACCACCTGGCCCAGGAGGTTATTGATAACTCTGTCGATGAAGCGCTGGCGGGACATGCGCAAAATATTAGCGTGATCCTGGATAAAGACCAGTCCATTGAAGTGATCGATGACGGCCGGGGTATGCCGACGGATATCCATCCCGAAGAGGGGGTTTCCGGGGTTGAGCTGATTTTCAGTAAGTTACATGCCGGCGGTAAATTTTCCAATAAAAACTACCAGTTTTCCGGTGGTTTGCACGGGGTGGGGATTTCCGTGGTTAATGCCCTGTCCACCCGGGTGGATGTTACGGTAAAACGCGACAGTAAAGTTTTTGAAATGGCGTTTGAAAACGGGGAAAAGGTACAGGAACTTACCGAAACCGGCACCGTTGGTCGCCGCAATACCGGCAGCCGGGTTAAGTTCTGGCCGGATGCCAACTATTTTGACTCGCCAAAGTTTTCAGCGCTGCGCCTGACGCATCTGTTAAAAGCAAAAGCGGTGTTATGTCCCGGCTTGACGATAAAATTTCATGATAAAAATGAAGATAAGAAGTACCAATGGTGTTACGAAGACGGCTTAAAGGACTATTTAAAAGAGTCGGTTAAAAGTTATGTCAGCCTGCCGGAAGAGCCTTTTATCGGTTCTTTTTCTTCCCAGCATGAAGCGGCGGACTGGGCGGTGACTTGGTTACCGGAAGGGGGAGAGTCAATCGGTGAAAGCTACGTCAACCTGATCCCTACTATTCAGGGGGGCACCCATGTTAACGGTTTACGCCAGGGGCTTTTGGAGTCGATGCGCGAGTTTTGTGAATTTCGTAACCTGATCCCCCGCGGCCTTAAACTGACCCCGGACGATATCTGGGATAAATGTAGTTTTATCCTGTCGATTAAAATGCAGGATCCGCAATTTGCCGGGCAAACCAAAGAGCGGTTGTCTTCAAGGCAATGTTCCGCCTTTGTTACCGGTGTGGTCAAAGATGCTTTTAGTTTATGGCTCAACGAGCATACCGAAATAGCCGAAGCGTTGGCAGAATTTTGTATTTCCAATGCCCAGCGCCGTTTGCGCGCCAGTAAAAAAGTGGTACGTAAGAAAATTACCCAGGGCCCTGCGCTGCCGGGTAAATTAACCGACTGCGGCAGCCAGGATCTTTCCCGCACCGAACTTTTCCTGGTGGAAGGGGACTCGGCCGGCGGCAGCGCCAAACAGGCCAGAGACAGGGAAACCCAGGCGATCATGCCGCTTAGGGGGAAAATATTAAATACCTGGGAAGTGGAGTCGGGACAAATCCTGGCCTCTCAGGAGGTTCATGATATTTCCGTGGCCTTGGGCATAGATCCCGACAGTGAAAATCTGGAGGAACTCAGGTACGGAAAAATCTGTATCCTGGCGGATGCCGACTCCGACGGCTTGCATATTGCGACCTTATTATGTGCGCTCTTTACCCAGCATTTCCTGCCTTTGGTGCGGGCTGGTCATGTTTATGTGGCGATGCCGCCGCTCTATCGTATCGATGTCGGCAAAGAAGTATTTTACGCCCTGGATGAAGCGGAAAAAGACGGCGTGCTCGATAGGATAGAAGCGGAGAAAAAACGCGGTAAGGTTAACGTCCAGCGCTTTAAAGGCCTGGGGGAAATGAATCCGCTGCAGCTCAGGGAAACCACCATGGATCCCAATACCCGCCGCCTGGTGCAATTAACGGTAGACGAGCATTCGGAAACCATGGAAGTCATGGATATGTTGCTGTCGAAAAAGCGTGCCGGAGACCGTAAGGAATGGTTGCAAACCAAAGGGGACATGGCCCAGGTTTAG
- a CDS encoding cupin domain-containing protein: MLSVIQKTTKLQALFLPVLLLSVSACAGNNAQDQGNIVSLEEISAPADFDNVHLMALGSDKHASEYLIFIKKKVAAHYHAKHSEIVYILEGEGMMRLGDNKKRVKKGDYIRIPQGTVHAVEVSSKQPMKVLSVQTPEFEGQDRIFVKEG, from the coding sequence ATGTTAAGCGTCATACAAAAAACCACTAAGCTTCAAGCCCTATTTTTGCCCGTATTATTGTTATCTGTCAGTGCTTGCGCCGGGAATAATGCTCAAGACCAGGGCAACATCGTCAGTCTGGAGGAGATATCTGCCCCGGCTGATTTTGACAACGTTCACCTGATGGCGCTTGGCAGCGATAAGCATGCTTCCGAATACCTGATTTTCATAAAAAAGAAAGTCGCCGCCCATTATCACGCCAAACATAGTGAAATTGTGTATATCCTGGAGGGAGAAGGGATGATGCGCTTAGGTGATAATAAAAAACGGGTAAAAAAAGGTGATTATATCCGTATCCCCCAAGGTACGGTACACGCCGTTGAGGTTAGCTCCAAACAGCCGATGAAGGTGCTTTCGGTGCAGACCCCCGAGTTTGAAGGCCAGGACAGGATTTTTGTAAAGGAAGGATAA
- a CDS encoding metalloregulator ArsR/SmtB family transcription factor has translation MQSLPFFKALADDTRLQLILLIFAEQELCVCELTQALDLSQPKISRHMAILREQGLLADRRAGKWVFYSLSAKLASWQLTAISDCFENSQHYLAPSRQRLLEMGNRPDRQVLCCP, from the coding sequence ATGCAAAGTTTACCATTTTTTAAAGCCCTGGCGGATGATACCCGGCTACAGCTGATCTTACTCATTTTTGCCGAGCAGGAATTATGTGTCTGTGAGCTGACCCAGGCGCTGGATTTATCCCAGCCGAAAATTTCCCGCCATATGGCCATCTTACGGGAGCAAGGGCTATTAGCAGACCGGCGGGCGGGTAAATGGGTGTTTTATAGCTTGTCAGCCAAGTTGGCAAGCTGGCAGCTAACGGCTATCTCTGATTGCTTTGAAAACTCCCAACACTATTTGGCGCCAAGCCGGCAACGGCTATTGGAGATGGGCAACCGCCCCGACAGACAAGTGCTGTGCTGTCCTTGA